The genomic region TGACCCGGGCCGCGCCGGCTAACGCACCTCGATCGTTCCCCGCTTCGGCCAGGAGACCATGAGCGTTCTCGGCCCCTTCTCGCCGTTGGCCAGGAGCTTGGCACGCATCTCGTAATGATACAGGCCCGCACTGGCCGGCATCTTCTGGTGGTCCATCCCATCCCAGGTCAGGACGATGGGAAGCCGCGGAAACTCCGTGTGAGTGGCCGTGGGAATCTCATGATCGTCGAGCGGCTTGCGCGTGGAAATGAAGCGGATCGACGTCTTGGACGGAGACGTCAGCAGCGATGAGATCTCGAGCAGGGTTGCGCCGTCCAAGTCCTTCGGGAGCTGCACCACGGCGGAGAATTCCAACTGGCCCGCCGATGCATTGTACGGCGTCGGATTGATCTTGAACTCCAGGATCTTCAGATCCGGTTCCGGCCGCGGCGTCCGGGGAATTTTTGATTTCGCGAGGACCGGTCCCGACGTGAGGAACAGGATCGCCAGAGAAAGGCAGAGCCAGCCACGAGCGCCACGGCTTGACACGCCGGTCTTTACGGTCTTCTCTGGGACAGGGAGCGACACCAACATGCGGCTGTCTGACGGTTCACAGATTGTCGTGAGGCGGATGATTCGCATCCGTGGATAACATAGCGCTCCGTACCTGTCAATGCGCGCATTGCCGTTCCGGACGGCCTTGGGTAAGATGGCGCGCTTCTTTTCGCCGTGGCCTGTGAGGTAACCGATGGGCGCGCACCTTCATTTCGATTGTTTCTCGGGAATCAGCGGCGACATGACGCTGGGCGCGCTGGTGGACGTGGGATTGCCCTTCGGCGATTTGGTGCGGGGACTCAAGCGGCTGGGTATTTCGGGATTTCAGTTGCGCCGCCGCCGAGTGCGGCGGGCCGCGCTCCATGCGACGAAGATCGACGTGGTGCTTCGCGCCGGCCTACGGGCGCCCCTGTCCCTGAAACAAATTCACACCGTCCTGTCGAAGAGCCGGCTGTCCGAACAGGTCAAATTGCAGAGCCGGACGGTGTTCGATCGGCTGGCAGAGGCCGAGAGCCGAGCCCATCGCGTTCCGAAAGCTCACGTGCATTTCCATGAAGTCTCCGTCCTGGATTCCTTCGTGGACATCGTCGGCAGCCTCATCGGCTGTGAAATTCTGAACGTCTCGCGAGTCACGGCGTCTCCCGTCAACGTAGGGAGCGGAACGCTTCAATCGGCTCACGGGATATTGCCGGCTCCGGGACCGGCCGTGGCGGTTCTTGCCGAGGGAATTCCGATCTACAGCGCGGGGCCGCCGCGCGAGTTGGCGACTCCGACCGGGGTGGCGCTCTTGCGGAGCCTCACCACCGAGTTCGGTCCCATGCCGCTTCTCTCGCCCGACGCGGTTGGCTACGGCGCAGGTGACGCCAATCCCGAAGGCTGGCCAAACGTGCTGCGGGTGTTTCTCGCCTCGCCGAAGACTCGGCAGCCCCGTGAACAGGATCGGGTCGTGCACATCGAAACCAATCTCGACGACGTGAATCCTCAAACGTATGAACACGTCGTGGAACGGCTCTTTCGGCGTCATGCGCTCGACGTGACGTTGACCCCCGTCATCATGAAGCGCGGACGGCCCGGGATCGTGCTCACCGTGCTGGCCGCTCCGGACCATGCACAGGCTGTCCTGGACGTGTTGTTCGAGGAGACCACCGCGCTCGGCGTCCGCGTGCAGGAGATCGCCAGGCAGGTTCTGCCCCGTCGATTCGTGACGGTGCAACTCCCCGGGGGCTCGGTTCGGGTCAAGGTGGCGGGTCTCGATGGAGGGCGCACCAAGGCCGCTCCCGAGTACCTGGATTGCAAACGCATCGCCGAACGGACCGGCCGTCCCGTAAAATCGATCCTGGAAGAAGCAGCCACGGCGTATCGCCGGAGTCGCGCGAACAAGAAGGATCGCGCGTGAATCTGGCGTTGTACGGCCTGTTGTTCGTGGCCTCGGTAGTCGTGACCCTGGGTGCCTGCGCGCTGTTCACGAACGCCATCGAGTGGCTGGGAAAGCGGCTCAATCTGTCCGAGGGCGCCGTCGGGAGCGTGCTCGCCGCAATCGGGACCACGCTTCCGGAGACCTCCATCCCGATCGTCGCCATCTTTTTCGGCGGAACCCGCGAAGAAGCGGAAGTCGGCCTCGGCGCGATTCTGGGTGCCCCCTTCATGCTCAGCACGCTAGTGATTCCGATCCTCGCGCTGTTGCTTGTGCTCTATGCCGGACTCGGAAAACGGAACGCCGTCTTCCGGCTGAACTACAAAGACGTCTCCGTCGATCTGGCTTTCTTCGCTGCGGCCTATGCCGTGGCCCTCGGTTGCGTGTTCGCTCCGGCTCCCGTCCATGTCGCGGCGGCGGTGGGCCTTATCGCCTGGTATCTCTACTACGTCAAGTTGAAGTTCACCGAGACGGGCGATGAAGAGGAGGGAGAGCTGAACGAACTGGGCGCGTTGTTTTTTTCCCGGAGGGCTGACACTCCGTCGTACGGCATGATCGTGCTGCAGGCCCTGACCGGGTTGGGCGGCCTCGTCATCGGCGCGCACATGTTCGTGACGGCGGCCGAATCCACGGCCCAGTATCTGTCGATCTCCCCGTTGATCCTGGCACTGCTCATTGCCCCATTGGCGACCGAATTGCCCGAGATGTCGAACAGCTTCCTCTGGCTCTACCAGAAAAAGGATCGTTTGGCCGTCGGAAACGTCACCGGCGCCATGGTGTTTCAAGGCACCATTCCGGTCTCCGTCGGATTGTTGGGTACCGAGTGGGCGCTCGCTCCATCCGCGCTTCTGACGATGATGCTGGCGGTCCTCGCTACCCTCACGCTCTTGTTCCAGTCGGCCGTCGGGCGGACGTGGCGGCCTTGGTTGATGAGCGCGTGTGCGCTCCTTTATATAGGGTATGCGGTCTATCTGTATCGGACCTGAGAGGACGTCATCGATGGGCTCACGCAAGGCATCCGGAGCCGGACGCAAGCGCATCCGCAGTGAATCGAAACCGCTGTTGGGCATTACCATGGGCGATCCGGCCGGAATCGGTCCGGAGGTGATCGCCAAGGCGCTGGCCCAGCCGCGCGTGCGACGGCTGTGTCTTCCGTTGGTGATCGGATCGCAGTCGATCATGCGACAGACCGTCAAGCGTCTGGGTCTCAGGCTCGACGTGGTTGCGGTGGACGGGCACGGGGGGGCTGCGTTTCGAGCCGGTCAGATTTCGGTCTTGGATCCGGCGGAACAGCCGCTCTCTCGCGTCAAGCCGGGCGTCGCGTCTTCTGAGGGCGGAGCCGCGTCCGTGGCCTTCATCAAGAAGGGGGTACGGCTCGCCCAGCTCGGATGTATCGACGGGATCGTGACGGCGCCGATCAACAAGGAAGCGATCAATATGGCCGGTTGCCATTTCCCCGGCCACACGGAACTGCTGGCCGATCTGACGAAGGCGAAGGAATCGGGCATGATGATTGTCGGCGGACCGCTGAAGATCATGTTCGTGACGACCCATCTGGCGATCAAGGATCTCCCGGCGCAGTTGACGAGACCCAAGATTGAAAAGGGCATCCGCCTCGCGCACATGGCGTTGACCCGGTTGTTCGGCTTCAAACGGCCTCGAATCGGGGTGGCGGCGCTCAATCCCCATGCCGGCGAACACGGCCTGTTCGGCGACGAAGAGGGGCGCCTCGTCCTTCCCGCCGCCCGAGCGGCCAGAGCGAAGGGCATCCTGGCGAGTGATCCGCTTCCGGCCGACACATTGTTCGGCAAGGCCGCACGCGGAGAATACGACGGCGTGGTGGCGCTGTATCATGATCAAGGGCTCATTCCCCTCAAGCTCGTGGCCTTCGGCACTTGCGTCAATCTCACGGTCGGGCTGCCGATCATCCGCACGTCCGTCGACCATGGGACGGCCTTCGATATTGTGGGTAAGGGGGTCGCCGATCCGGGAAGTCTTGTCGAAGCCATCGTGTTGGCCGCGGGCCTCGCCGCGCGACGGCAGCGTGCTCAGACGACGTAGGAGGACATCGAAACCATGATGCAGGATGCGTCCAAAGGGTTGGCAGTCATTCAACAGCAGTTGAAGGAACTCGATCGGATCATGCAGGAGACGATTGAAACGCTCAATACTACGGCGGGCACCGAGCGGGTCGCCAAGTGGAGGGTCAAAACGGTGGCGGTGCTGACCGACGCGTTGGGACAGAAAACCGGGCAGGATTTTTCCAAGATCCAGCCTGGCCCTTCCTTTTCGAACGATTTGGTCGAGGAATTCACCGATCTCGTCGAATGTTTCAGGGGCCCGCTGACGGCGTTGTCGAAAACGACGGCTCAAGCGGCTCAGCGTCCGGCTGGCGGCGGGTGAGTGGTGCCGGACCATCCGTTCCCTCCGGCGAACAAGCGTCTCGGACAGCACTTTCTCATCGATCCCAATATCATCCGTAAGATCGTCACCGCCGCCGCGGTGACGCCCGATGACACGGTGTTGGAGATCGGTCCGGGCCGGGGGGCCTTGACCGCGGCATTGTCGAAGGCGGCGCGCCGGGTGGTGGCGGTGGAGATCGATCCCCTCCTACATCGCCTGCTTCAAGATCGGCAGACGGAATGGCCCAACGTCGAACTGATCTGCGCCGACGCCTTGAAGTACCCTACGGACGGTTTTCCAACGGGCACGGCGGTGGTCGCCAACCTGCCGTATTACGCGTCCACTCCGCTGCTGTTCCGGTTACTCGAACAACGCACGAGATGGTCGCGGATGGTGTTGATGTTGCAGGAAGAGGTCGTCGACCGGTTGATCGCCGGCCCAGGCCGCCCGGACTATGGGGTTCTCTCCGTGATGGCCCAGCATGTCGCGGAGATGACCAAGGAATTCTACGTCTCTCCGCACTGCTTCAGGCCGAAACCCGACGTCGGTTCCGCGGTCGTGTCGGTCCGTCCGAAGACACTGCCGGATCGGTCCGTGGAAGAAGAGTCACGATTCGGCGCCTTGGTGCGCGGAGCCTTTGCGCACAGACGGAAGACGCTCGTCAATTCGCTGCGTGACGAAGCCTATGATCAGAAGTCGGTGACGGCTGCGTTGGACGCGCTGGGAATTTCGGTCACCGCGAGGGCTGAAAATCTTTCCGTCGCACAATTCGTCTCCCTGGAGGCGAGACTGTCCGGGTCTCCATCGTCACACGGATGATCCGAATGAGGCGGGGTGAGAAGGAACGGCTCGGAACGGGATGGATGCGTGCAGTGGATGATGTCAGGCGACGTTCGAATGGAGGTAGCGGAGGAATTCATTTAACGATTGTTCCTGTTCCTGATGCATCGCGATGAACATGACGCCGAAAGTGTGCGTTCCCTTCCATCGGGCAATTGCCGATTCTACCGTTACCGGCCGGCGGAAGTCGGGCAGTTGTATGATCAAGGTATAGGGTTGCTCGAGCATGACGCTGGTCTCACTGCTCACGCGGCAGCCGCCCTGCGAGAGATCGAGAAGAACCCCCTCTCCCTCCACATCAAACGCCCCGTCCAAAGAAGCAGAGACTGGGGAAAACGACAAGAGGGACCCCGGCGGAAGCATGCTGCGCCGGTGCTTGCGGCGTTCAATGATGCGATCCAGGGAACGATCCGAGAATGTCATGGTTCTATCCGATACATGATGCGAAGGGGTCTCAGGTGTTTTCCTTATCATAGCCGTCCGGCCTCGGACGGCAAGTGAAATCCGGTTTCGGTCGAGAGACCGCGACGTGCCGGCTGAATCGCTGTATCAGCGCGCGGAAAGGCCTCCAATCGTTTGAAATGACCTTTCCCCTGTGTTAGCATCCGAGCCATGGGCGTCACCAACCCGGGCAAGCGCAGCGAGGCCCGCCGTGCCCCCGCTCCCCCCTCCCATATCAAACGAGAAGTCATCGGCGTGGTTCTGATTGCGCTGAGTCTGCTCACATTGCTGAGTTTGCTGTCGTTCGTTCCGGGCGAACCGAAAGCGGTTGCCAAGGGTGGGGTCGTGAGCTCCCCTCCGACGCATAACCTTATCGGCACCGCCGGTGCCGTCTTCTCGTCGGTATTGTTTTCCCTCATCGGGGGCGCGGCGTATCTGTTCCCCGTGTTGCTGGGTCTGCTGGGGGCGCGGTGCTTCACGCAGAGCGATCTGTCGATCCGTCTCCGCAACGCCGGTGCGTCGCTTGTGGCGCTGCTCTTTCTGAGCGCGTTCCTCCATCTGGAAGTCATGGCGGTCCCGACGGTATCGAGCGGCTTGGTCCATCGCGGTCTGGCGGGAGGCCTCTTCGGACAAGTGTTGGCGGACGGCCTGCGAACCTACTTGGCGAGCACCGGGGCGCATATCGTCATTCTGGCCGGGTTTCTGATCGCGATGCTCTTTACGGCGCCCTTGTCTCTGGCGCAACTGACCATCCGTTTGTCCGAATGGAGCCAGTGGATGCTGAAGCGCATTCGCGCACCGAAGGCGGTCCGCGCTTCGGAGGATCATGAAGAATCCGCGCCGAAGACTCCGCGGCCGAAAAAATCGAAGTCCCTCCGCAGCGTCATCGAAGAGGTGCTGCCGACGGCGGAAGACCTGCCTGCTTCGGCTCCCGCCGTCATCCAGGCGCCTCCGGAGCCGGATATGGACGAACCGGTCGTGATCGAGCCGGAACCCGTCCGCGGCGGCAGCAATAAGAGGGGCTCGGGTGCGGGAAGCTACCAATTGCCTGACGCCGCCGAGCTCCTGAGCGAACCGAGCGGCACGTTCTCAAAGGTCACGGAGGACGAACTCAGAATCCAATCCGAGATCCTTGCGAAGGCATTGGCGAGCTTCGGGATCGACGGCAAGGTCACGGAAGTGCGACCGGGTCCCGTCGTGACGATGTACGAATTCGAGCCGGCTCCCGGGACGAAAGTGGCGCGGATCGTGAATTTGGCCGACGACCTGGCGCTGGCGATGAAAGCGATCAGCCTGCGCATCGTCGCTCCGTTACCCGGCAAGTCCGTGGTGGGCATCGAAGTGCCGAACCAGTATCGCGAGACGGTGTCGATGAGAGAAGTCGTGATGAGCGACGCCTTTGTCCGGGCTCGGTCCAAACTCACCTTGGCGTTGGGAAAAGACATCTTCGGCGCGTCCGCCACCGCCGACTTGCGGACGATGCCCCATCTTTTGGTCGCTGGTGCAACCGGAGCCGGGAAGAGCGTCAGTTTGAATACGATGTTGCTCAGCGTGCTGTTTTCCGCCAGGCCGGATGAGGTGAAACTGTTGCTGATCGATCCCAAGATGTTGGAATTCCAGAGCTACGACGGGATTCCGCACCTTCTGAGGCCGGTGATCACCGATCCCAAGTCGGCCGCGCGCGGGTTGGGATGGGTCGTCCAGGAGATGGAGCGCCGTTACAAACTGCTGGCCGAAGCGGGCGTGCGAAATGTCGATGCATACAACGTAAAAGTCGCGGGGGCACAGGGTGTGCTCGGGGATGGTCCGAGCGGAAATAAACCTGAGCAGCCGGAATTGCCGATCCAGTATTTGACCGAAGAAGAGCGATTGGCCGCAGGAGAAAGCGCGATCCCCGATGGCAGTCCGGGGTCGTTCGCTCCACCGCCGACGCCGCCTGAACCGCTGCCGTACATCGTCGTCATGATCGACGAGCTGGCGGATCTCATGATGGTGGCGCCGAAAGACGTCGAAGACAAGATCGCCAGGTTGGCTCAAATGGCCAGGGCTTCCGGCATTCATCTGGTTCTTGCCACCCAGCGTCCTTCCGTGGACGTCCTGACGGGGCTGATCAAGGCAAACTTCCCGGCCCGCATCGCGTTTCAAGTATCCTCGAAGACGGACTCCCGCACTATTCTCGACGCCAACGGCGCGGAAGCGCTGCTCGGTCGGGGCGACATGCTCTATCTGGCGTCGGGCACCGGGCGCCTCAATCGGTTGCATGGCTGCTTCGTCTCCGACGACGACGTCCGCCGCGTCGTCGAGTTCGTGAAGGAGCAGGCCCAGCCGAGCTACAATCAGGAGTTGCAGTCCTTGAAGCTGGACGAGGCCAAAGAAGAGGAGGCGCAGGATGAGGTCTACGAACAGGCGAAGGATCTGGTCCTGTCCACGGGCCAGGCGTCGGCCTCGTTGATTCAACGGCGCCTGCGGGTCGGTTACCCCCGCGCGGCGCGCATGATCGAGCAAATGGAAAGCGATGGATTGGTCGGAGCTGCCGGCCGCGACGGCCGTCGGGAAGTGCTGGGCAGACGCGGTCCGGTGGGAGAGGCGCAAGGATGAGACGAATCATCGTGATGGCAATGGCGGTGTGTCTTCTGGCCGGTCCCTGTCTCGTGTCGGCAGAGGAGCCGGCCGATCCGCAGGAACGGAAAGAAATTCAGGACATCGTCAAGCGTTTGCAGGCACGGTATGAAAAAACAAAAGACCTGCAGGCGGACTTTACGCAGAAGACGACCATCGAGGGGTTCGAACGGCCGATGTTGTCGACGGGGAAGGTCTATATCAAGAAACCCGGGCGGCTGCGATGGAACTACCTGGATCCGTCCACGGAAGATATCTACGTGAATCGGGACGACGTCAAGGTCTATGTGCCGGAGCACAAGCAGGTCCTGGTCGGCAAGCTGACTCAGATGGCCGCCTCCAGGGCTCCGTTGGAATTGCTCCAGGGGGCGGCAAAACTGGAGGAATCGTTTGTCGTCGAGCCGACGCCGGGGAAGGCCAAAGGGCTCGGCGGCCTCCGTCTTCTCACGTTGCTTCCGAAAGGCGAGGGGCATGAAACGGTGCGTTCACTGCAGCGGATTGTGATAGAAGTCTTTCCCAAGACCTACTTCATCCGGACCATTTCGCTTCATGAGCACAGCGGGAACGTGTCTTATTTTGAGTTTTCGTCCCTCCAGGACAACGTCGGGTTGGGTGACGAGGTGTTTGAGCCGAAATTCCCCGCGGATGTCGAAGTGGTGAAGGCGCCGGTGCTGAGCCAGCCGTAAGCGCAACCGGTGTACGGGTATCCAGACTGTTCATGAAGGGATGATGGGTGGAGCGATGACGACTCAGACACTCGATACGATCGCGGAGGCCGTAGATCAAGCCGTGGCGCGCTTGGATTTCGATCGCCTTCACCGGGAATATTGGGAACAAAACGAATTCCTCGTGATCCCGCAGTTCCTCGATCGGGCCATGGTCGAGGAATGGCTGGTCCCGCAGGCTCAGGGAGTCAAAGGCGACCTCAACCGTAACTATATTCCCGGCCATAAGAAAGGCGGGAGCGTCAGTTACTACACGGTCATGGAAAAGGCGCCCCGATTTCTCGATCTCTATCGCTCACAGGTCTTCATTGAGTTCCTCAGCCGGCTGTCCCACGCAAAGTTGAGACTCTGCCCGGACAACGATCCCCACTCCTGTGCGCTTTATTACTATACGGAACCGGGCGATCATATCGGCTTCCACTATGATACGTCGTATTACAAGGGAAGCCGCTATACGATTCTCATGGGTCTGGTTGACCAGTCTACTCACTGCAAACTGGTCTGCGAACTCTTCAAGGACGATCCCGTCAGACCTTCCAAGCGGCTTGAACTCATTACCCAGCCGGGCGACATGGTGATCTTCAATGGGGACAAGTTGTGGCATGCCGTGACCCCGCTCGGCCCCAACGAGGAACGGATTGCGTTGACGATGGAATATGTCACCAATCCCGACATGGGAACGTTCAAGCGACTGTATTCCAATCTCAAAGACTCCTTCGCGTATTTTGGCCTTCGGGCCGTCTTCAAGCGCGCGTTGTCGTTGCCTCGCCGCTAGATGATCCGTCCGACTACCGGGCTTGTGTCATGCCGGAAGTCGGACGCGTTCCTTCCACCCATCGATCGATCCTCGTCGCCGGTCATGGTCTGTCCAGGGGACCGACGGGCAAGGCTTTGCCGCTCATCTGAAGATTCATCGTCTGGCCGGTCAATTTCGGTCTTCCCGCCCGAAGGGGTCTCGACCGCCTCGGGAAGGGACCGTGATTGGTGGAGTGCATATCGGCCAGCGAGATCCGCATGGCTCGCGCGATCAACCAAGCGATGGTCAGCCCGGGTGTCCAGAAGACCGCATCACGAACCTGTTCGACCAAGTCCTGCGGCAGATTGACCGTCAGTCGAACTTTGCGTGGCGGGAGTTGGCGGCGTTTTTCAGGAACTGATGCCATCATGGCATTGCCGAGGGATCGTTCGTCCTGGACCGAGGGCACTGACATCGGCGCTCCCATAGAGTTCCTCCGCGGCTAGAGATGAATAATCGGCGACGGTGATCCGTGCGGGTCGGGCCATGCGGGCGTCGACGATGAAAGGCCGCGCGCCCTTAGCGGCGCACGCGGCCTCATCGGCATGAGCGCGCGGCGATAAAGTCGCTTCGGATGGGCATGATCCGAAGGTCATTCCACCTGGTGAACAGTCTGCTGTCTCTCTCGGTGGACATTATCGGCGTCTCGCTCCGCCGGCTCATTCAGCACGGCGCAAGTTGTCTCGTCCCGTCGGCGGCGTAGAGCAACCGGCATACCAGGGCAGTGCAAACCGAATCCTTCGTCCCAACCCATTGATCGGATGGACATTTTTTCGAGGATTTCAAAACAAGGATATCAATGAGCCCATTCGCTTAGCAATACTAATCAGTATCGGATCTGGAACCGCTATTATCAAAAGAGATACATCGCCGCTTCTGCTTCACTGGCAGTGAGGAGAAAAGAGGACGAAAGCAAAGGGAACTTTGAGTGATTCGGCGGAGAGACGGTGGTCGAAAGGTCGGCGTGACGCCGACTATATGATCGAGTCTACTGGTGCAGGTGCTTCATGGCGGCGGCGCAGAGGATGATAAAGAATCCCATCCAGAGGGCCGCCCGTTGGAACGGAATGACTTCATAGGTCTCCGTCTCGTCGTCCTCACCCTCATCCTTAAAGATTACGGTGTACAGGAAGAGCGTCAGGAGACAGAGCACGAGAAACAGCTTGATGAAAAACACGATGAGGTATTTGGGATGATGCTGGACGCCGGCGCCGGTCTGCGACACCAGCACCTGATTGACATAGTGTAGATTGATCCCTCCCGTGAACAGCAGGACGACTAGGAGGATACCGGCGACTTTCTTGTAGTGCTGATAAAAGATGTCGGTGATGGGCTTGATTTGCTGCCTGGGCACGGCTTTTTGCAGCCCAGGGGTCACCGCCATCACAAGAAACGCGAGGCCGCCGATCCATATGACGGCGGAAAGGAGGTGAAACCAGTGGTTGACGATGGGAATCAGCGTATTGAGATCTGTGACGATGCTTTGAAGCGCGTCCATAAAGACAGTAAAGAGAAGAAATACCGTATTGAATGTTGGGTGCTGAAGTCTGAGCTATCGGAAACTACACACTCACGACTCAACACTCAAAACTTGAAGACAGGAGCGTCATTCCCGAACCGCTTCTTGCGCAGCTCCTCCATCAACTCCACGGTGATGAGCGTGACGTGATGTTCCCGGGCGTGCTTTTCGACGCCCTTTTTGACCATGGCCCTGAGAAAGTAAGGGATTCGGCTCAATCGCAGCGCGGAAGCATCATCCCATAGGACTTCCGACTCTTCCGGTGTATTGAAGGCGACCTTGATCTTCTCGCCTCCCTTGGGCGTATAGAGGCACCATTGATCTTCGTCCAGCCAATCCCCGTGGTCGACGTACGGCCTGGCGCGGCAGCCGCCGCAGATGTCCGTATACTCACAGTCGCCGCACTTGCCCTTCAGCTGCGGGTAACGGAACGAATTGAACACGTCGGATTGCTCCCACAGATCGGCGAAACTGTTCGAACGGACGTTGCCGGCCGACAACGGCATGTAGGGGCATGGCGTGAGCTCGCCATTGGGTGTAACGCGGGCGTAGTTCGTTCCGGCGAGACATCCGCCGCCCATGTAGCCCGTCGCCTTTGTGATCGGAGAATTGGGATCCTTCTCATAGGCGAGCCGCTTGAAATGTGGGGCGCAACGGGCTCGCACTAACATTCCTTTGTAATTGTCCTGGCAGGTCACGAGGTACCCGAGCACTTCTTCATACTGAGCCGGAGTGATGTCGGTCAGTTCCTCGCCCCGGCCGGTACAGACCATGAAAAAGACGTTCAGCACTCTCGCGCCCAAGCCGTGCGCCCACTCGATCACCGCCGGCAGTTCCTGGTAGTTCATCGGCTGTGCGCTGAAGTGGACCTGGAATTGAAGCCCATTTCGCTTGCTGGCCTCGATGCCGGCAACCGCGGCTTCCCACGCACCCGGTACCCCTCTGAACCCATTGTGCTTGGCTGCGTCGAGGGAATCGATGCTGATGCCCACTCCCATGACGCCGATGTCTACGAGCGTGCGGGCCATCTGGTCGTCAATGAGCATGCCATTAGTCCCGAACACGACCATGAAGCCGGATTGCACGGCATAACGGGCGATGTCGAGAATGTCCGGGCGCACCAACGGTTCTCCTCCGGTGATGACGAGGAGGCACCCCTTGTTGACTTGGGCGATTTGATCGATGAGCCGGAAGCATTCTTCGGTCGATAACTCGTCGTCGCCGCCCGCGGCTTTGGTGGTGGCGTCCAGATAGCAGTGATCGCATTTGAGGTTGCAGCGCTTCGTCAGGTTCAATGCCACCAGATACGGTTTGAAGTCGTCCACCGTCCGGCCGTCCAGGGGGCCGTCCCCCTGCTTGGCGGGAGTGAAAACATTCGTGATCTGTTGTTGAAACGAACCCAGCGCTCCGGAGAGCGCAGGGTTATTCAAAATTGGAAGTGATTTACCCATGGTGTCGGCGAATTTGGTCGCGGGAGGTTAGGAACTCAATTTCCCGGTGAGGTTTGCGATCATATCCTTCAAGTTGCCGGTCTTCATGGCGTCGGCCATGTAGCCCTTGGCTTGCTCGATGCCTTCGTTGGCCACTTCCACCGTGATCATCGTCACTCCGAGCTTTTCGGCATGCTTGATGATGAGCGCCTTGGTGCAGTCCCGCATGAATCCTTCCGGAGCGCGGTCCAGTCTGGCTTGGGCGTCGGCCGTCCATGTATAGGGAGAAGACTCGGTGTGACCGTTGTCGGCCGCATGGCCGTTTTCATGCGTGCCATTGGCGCCCACGGCGGCCACCTTGGCTTCCGCCTCCGCCGAGGTCCCGGCGCCTTTGTTGGCGAAGATCGGTTCGTAGTCTTCCTCCGCGGCTTCCTTGATCGTCGGCGCGGCGTATTCAAGCGTGATAGTGGTCATGCCCAGCTTGCGGGCGCTTTTCTCGATCTTGGCCTTGGCCCGCCGCCGTTGGAATCCGGCCGGAACGGCGCGGATCGCCTCCTTGGCATCCTTGGTCCATTGCATCGGCACGTCGTCGTAGGCGACGTCGGTCTCAAGGTCGCCCTCCGACTTGGCGGCCGCTTCGAAGATGCTCTTGTCCACCTGCTTGAACCTGCCGCCTTCGGCACCGCACACCGGACATTTCACCGGCGTGTCGCCCTTGCCGATGTATCCGCACCCGTCGCATACGAAGTAGTTCTGGTTCATGCGGTCGAGATAGGCCTGGGTCGCGTCCGAT from Nitrospira japonica harbors:
- the larC gene encoding nickel pincer cofactor biosynthesis protein LarC, whose product is MGAHLHFDCFSGISGDMTLGALVDVGLPFGDLVRGLKRLGISGFQLRRRRVRRAALHATKIDVVLRAGLRAPLSLKQIHTVLSKSRLSEQVKLQSRTVFDRLAEAESRAHRVPKAHVHFHEVSVLDSFVDIVGSLIGCEILNVSRVTASPVNVGSGTLQSAHGILPAPGPAVAVLAEGIPIYSAGPPRELATPTGVALLRSLTTEFGPMPLLSPDAVGYGAGDANPEGWPNVLRVFLASPKTRQPREQDRVVHIETNLDDVNPQTYEHVVERLFRRHALDVTLTPVIMKRGRPGIVLTVLAAPDHAQAVLDVLFEETTALGVRVQEIARQVLPRRFVTVQLPGGSVRVKVAGLDGGRTKAAPEYLDCKRIAERTGRPVKSILEEAATAYRRSRANKKDRA
- a CDS encoding PilZ domain-containing protein, which gives rise to MTFSDRSLDRIIERRKHRRSMLPPGSLLSFSPVSASLDGAFDVEGEGVLLDLSQGGCRVSSETSVMLEQPYTLIIQLPDFRRPVTVESAIARWKGTHTFGVMFIAMHQEQEQSLNEFLRYLHSNVA
- a CDS encoding sodium:calcium antiporter, whose protein sequence is MNLALYGLLFVASVVVTLGACALFTNAIEWLGKRLNLSEGAVGSVLAAIGTTLPETSIPIVAIFFGGTREEAEVGLGAILGAPFMLSTLVIPILALLLVLYAGLGKRNAVFRLNYKDVSVDLAFFAAAYAVALGCVFAPAPVHVAAAVGLIAWYLYYVKLKFTETGDEEEGELNELGALFFSRRADTPSYGMIVLQALTGLGGLVIGAHMFVTAAESTAQYLSISPLILALLIAPLATELPEMSNSFLWLYQKKDRLAVGNVTGAMVFQGTIPVSVGLLGTEWALAPSALLTMMLAVLATLTLLFQSAVGRTWRPWLMSACALLYIGYAVYLYRT
- the rsmA gene encoding 16S rRNA (adenine(1518)-N(6)/adenine(1519)-N(6))-dimethyltransferase RsmA — protein: MPDHPFPPANKRLGQHFLIDPNIIRKIVTAAAVTPDDTVLEIGPGRGALTAALSKAARRVVAVEIDPLLHRLLQDRQTEWPNVELICADALKYPTDGFPTGTAVVANLPYYASTPLLFRLLEQRTRWSRMVLMLQEEVVDRLIAGPGRPDYGVLSVMAQHVAEMTKEFYVSPHCFRPKPDVGSAVVSVRPKTLPDRSVEEESRFGALVRGAFAHRRKTLVNSLRDEAYDQKSVTAALDALGISVTARAENLSVAQFVSLEARLSGSPSSHG
- the pdxA gene encoding 4-hydroxythreonine-4-phosphate dehydrogenase PdxA, whose amino-acid sequence is MGSRKASGAGRKRIRSESKPLLGITMGDPAGIGPEVIAKALAQPRVRRLCLPLVIGSQSIMRQTVKRLGLRLDVVAVDGHGGAAFRAGQISVLDPAEQPLSRVKPGVASSEGGAASVAFIKKGVRLAQLGCIDGIVTAPINKEAINMAGCHFPGHTELLADLTKAKESGMMIVGGPLKIMFVTTHLAIKDLPAQLTRPKIEKGIRLAHMALTRLFGFKRPRIGVAALNPHAGEHGLFGDEEGRLVLPAARAARAKGILASDPLPADTLFGKAARGEYDGVVALYHDQGLIPLKLVAFGTCVNLTVGLPIIRTSVDHGTAFDIVGKGVADPGSLVEAIVLAAGLAARRQRAQTT